The Muricauda sp. SCSIO 65647 genome includes a region encoding these proteins:
- a CDS encoding heme-copper oxidase subunit III, with translation MDLTKGTGKERRERSRKMLLWFGMGSLIMGFAGWTSAYIVSSKRDDWVQELELPTAFFISTALIIVSSLTYIFAKKAVRADDQKNASLWLLVTLLLGMGFIGFQFYGFSQMLQSGYYFTGPTSNIKMSYVFLIAFVHILHVVAGLISLLVVIFQQLRGKYRPSDMLGLELGASFWHFLDLLWVYLLLFMYFVK, from the coding sequence ATGGATTTGACAAAAGGAACCGGAAAAGAAAGAAGGGAACGTTCAAGAAAAATGCTGCTATGGTTCGGTATGGGAAGCCTCATCATGGGTTTCGCCGGATGGACGAGCGCATACATCGTCAGCAGCAAGCGTGATGATTGGGTGCAGGAGTTGGAACTGCCTACGGCTTTCTTCATCAGTACCGCACTCATCATCGTCAGTAGCCTTACCTATATTTTTGCAAAAAAGGCTGTCAGGGCAGATGATCAAAAAAATGCCTCACTCTGGTTGCTGGTGACCTTGTTGCTGGGTATGGGGTTCATTGGCTTTCAATTTTATGGTTTTTCACAAATGCTGCAGAGCGGGTATTATTTTACCGGCCCGACCAGCAATATCAAAATGTCGTATGTTTTTCTGATTGCCTTTGTGCATATTTTGCACGTGGTGGCAGGGCTCATTTCGTTGCTGGTGGTCATCTTTCAACAACTCAGGGGCAAATATCGGCCCAGTGATATGTTGGGGCTTGAATTGGGGGCTTCGTTTTGGCATTTCTTGGATTTGTTGTGGGTTTATCTGTTATTGTTCATGTACTTTGTAAAATAA
- the cyoE gene encoding heme o synthase, which translates to MKSAVSTVKNTTWSLIFTDFKEITKVRLAVSVVFSSIAGYFLGAYTIEPLSVLLLGFGGYCMVGASNAYNQIIERDLDALMKRTKNRPIPAGRMSVATALTVAIAMTVLGVVSLYILSPKTALFGAISIFLYTCAYTPLKTVTPLSVFVGAIPGAIPFMLGWVAATNDFGIEPGTLFMIQFFWQFPHFWSLGWMLDEDYKRGGFKMLPTGKKDNGTALQIILYTIWMIVISIMPVFGFTGRLHLSITAAIVVLLMGLVMLGFAFRLYEKKDNKAARNLMLASVSYITLMQIVYVVDKLI; encoded by the coding sequence ATGAAGTCGGCGGTAAGCACGGTCAAAAACACAACTTGGTCTTTGATTTTTACTGATTTTAAAGAAATCACCAAGGTGCGTTTGGCGGTCAGTGTGGTGTTTTCTTCCATTGCCGGCTATTTTTTGGGTGCCTACACCATTGAACCGCTTTCGGTTTTATTGCTCGGTTTTGGGGGCTATTGTATGGTGGGTGCCTCAAATGCCTACAACCAGATTATCGAACGTGACCTTGATGCGTTGATGAAACGCACCAAGAACCGCCCGATTCCGGCAGGGCGCATGTCGGTGGCCACCGCTTTGACGGTAGCGATTGCCATGACGGTGCTTGGCGTGGTCTCGCTCTACATTCTGAGCCCGAAAACAGCACTGTTCGGCGCCATATCGATATTTCTGTACACTTGCGCCTATACCCCTTTAAAAACCGTCACGCCCCTTTCGGTATTTGTGGGGGCAATACCCGGGGCGATACCCTTTATGTTGGGTTGGGTGGCGGCCACCAACGATTTTGGCATCGAACCTGGCACCCTTTTCATGATTCAGTTTTTTTGGCAATTCCCACATTTTTGGTCACTGGGGTGGATGCTCGACGAAGATTACAAACGGGGAGGCTTCAAAATGCTGCCCACAGGAAAAAAAGACAATGGCACTGCCCTGCAGATCATATTGTACACCATTTGGATGATCGTCATCTCCATTATGCCGGTCTTTGGTTTTACGGGCCGGTTGCATCTTTCGATCACGGCAGCAATAGTGGTGCTTTTGATGGGCCTGGTCATGCTGGGCTTTGCTTTTCGCCTATATGAAAAAAAGGATAATAAAGCTGCCAGAAATTTAATGTTGGCAAGCGTTTCATACATTACACTGATGCAAATAGTGTATGTAGTGGATAAGTTGATTTGA
- a CDS encoding energy transducer TonB — protein sequence MEPKKNPHVDVNKNSALYFVIGLAAVLGIIYASMEWKKYDKVNDYDIALNVEDQLDEEVPMTEQIKTPPPPPPPAAPEVIEVVEDEEEVEETVIESTETSQEEEVMEVEEVEVEEVEEDISVPFAVIEDVPIFPGCEGAKDKKSCFQEMMQKHIRKNFRYPEIAQEMGVQGRVNVIFVIQKDGSIGNIRMRGPDKNLEAEALRIIQKLPKMTPGKQRGRPVKVPFSIPITFKLQ from the coding sequence ATGGAACCAAAGAAGAATCCTCATGTAGATGTGAACAAAAATAGTGCCTTGTATTTCGTCATCGGCCTAGCAGCCGTATTGGGCATCATATATGCCTCGATGGAATGGAAGAAATATGACAAGGTCAACGATTATGATATTGCGCTCAATGTAGAAGACCAGTTGGATGAAGAAGTGCCAATGACCGAACAAATAAAAACCCCGCCACCGCCACCGCCACCAGCTGCCCCAGAGGTAATAGAGGTTGTGGAAGATGAAGAGGAGGTGGAAGAAACGGTGATCGAGTCGACCGAGACCAGTCAAGAAGAAGAGGTCATGGAGGTAGAAGAGGTTGAAGTAGAAGAGGTCGAGGAAGATATTTCCGTTCCTTTTGCCGTTATTGAAGATGTGCCGATTTTTCCAGGTTGTGAAGGGGCAAAAGATAAAAAGTCATGTTTCCAGGAAATGATGCAGAAGCACATTCGTAAAAACTTCCGCTACCCAGAAATTGCCCAAGAAATGGGGGTTCAAGGTAGGGTGAACGTCATCTTCGTCATCCAGAAAGACGGTAGCATCGGCAACATCAGAATGCGCGGCCCGGACAAAAATTTAGAGGCCGAGGCATTGCGTATCATCCAAAAACTACCTAAGATGACTCCCGGTAAACAAAGGGGGCGTCCGGTAAAAGTTCCGTTCAGTATTCCGATTACGTTTAAGCTACAATAG
- a CDS encoding VanZ family protein, which translates to MPKRTVFTISFFGWIILVTMLSLFSFSDLDTNTIDIPYSDKIAHFAFYFGFVWLGGHATFKDPTKGFGLKKMLLWLFLAAVAYGSIIEVLQHTVTTDRSAEWGDFFANCLGALTAALLLFRHFSRPGRVKIKN; encoded by the coding sequence GTGCCTAAACGTACCGTATTCACCATTTCATTTTTTGGCTGGATCATATTGGTTACCATGCTCAGCCTGTTCTCTTTTTCCGATTTGGATACCAATACCATTGATATTCCATACTCTGATAAGATTGCCCATTTTGCTTTTTATTTTGGATTTGTCTGGTTGGGTGGGCACGCCACGTTCAAAGATCCAACCAAAGGGTTCGGGCTCAAGAAAATGTTGCTTTGGTTGTTTTTGGCCGCAGTCGCATATGGTTCTATTATTGAAGTGTTACAGCACACGGTAACTACCGATCGCTCGGCAGAATGGGGCGACTTTTTTGCCAATTGTCTGGGAGCGTTAACCGCCGCTCTATTGTTATTTCGGCATTTTTCAAGGCCAGGGCGGGTTAAAATCAAAAATTAA
- the gcvH gene encoding glycine cleavage system protein GcvH: MNLPEDLKYTKDHEWVRIEGDVATVGITDFAQGELGDIVYVEVETVDETLDREEVFGTVEAVKTVSDLFLPLAGEIIEFNEALEDEPEKVNSDPYGEGWMIKLKISDASEVEDLLSASDYKALIGA, encoded by the coding sequence ATGAATTTGCCAGAAGATTTAAAGTACACCAAAGACCACGAATGGGTAAGAATTGAAGGAGACGTAGCCACAGTTGGCATTACTGACTTTGCTCAAGGTGAATTGGGCGATATTGTCTATGTTGAAGTCGAGACCGTTGATGAGACCTTAGACCGGGAAGAGGTCTTTGGCACGGTCGAGGCGGTAAAGACCGTATCGGATCTTTTCTTGCCCCTAGCCGGTGAAATCATTGAATTCAACGAGGCCTTGGAAGATGAGCCTGAAAAAGTGAATTCAGACCCTTATGGGGAAGGTTGGATGATCAAATTAAAAATCAGCGACGCTTCTGAAGTTGAAGATCTTTTGAGCGCTTCAGATTACAAAGCATTGATCGGTGCCTAA
- the sprA gene encoding cell surface protein SprA — MAQDTDEQAVDSVKTGISLGKILLENPDSIVAKYTYDPALDRYVYTESVGNFNINYPIFLTPEQYYELVRKEGMKTYFQDKIDAFTGKKEGSEEARKNLLPNFYVNSNFFESVFGGNTIEVIPQGSVAMDLGILWQKNDNPALSPRNRTNLSFDFDQRISLSLLGKVGERLQVTANYDTEATFDFQNLVKLDYTPTEDDILKKIEIGNVNMPLNSSLITGAQSLFGVKTQLQFGKTTVTAVFSEQQSQNNTVVAQGGGTLNEFSLTALDYDEDKHFFLAQYFRDRYDDALANYPFIQSQIQITRLEVWVTNRNQQTLNVRNVVAIQDLGESRLGDDGREITRIAGNAPAGFFNIVGTEVLPQNGANDYDPTLIGAGGALTAAIRDIATVEAGFDITGYNANQGFDYAILENARKLDVGRDYRFDSQLGYISLNQRLSNDEVLGVAFQYTFQGEVFQVGEFANGGVDATTVSGGVNPIIENNTLILKLLKSNITNVEDPIWDLMMKNIYATGAFQLSQEDFNFNILYSDPTPRNYITPVEPFPISAGANGKPLEERILLNVFNLDRLNIYNDVQSGGDGFFDYIPGITIDTQSGNIIFTKVEPFGEYLFDLLGGGDYGAPNEQSFNANQQKYVFRNMYTLTKAASLQDAEKNRFQLKGRYKSEGANGIPIGAFNVPRGSVRVTAGGRQLQEGIDYTVNYQAGTVQLLDPSLEASNTPINISVENNAVFGQQTRRFTGINVEHQFNENFVLGGTLLNLNERPLTQKSNFGIEPVNNTIFGLNGNFSTEVPFLTRLVNKLPNIDTDVPSNLSVRGEVAVLKPNSPKNADFQGETTTYLDDFEGAQALIDIRSSLGWMLASPPLEFFTGGQLPGSSPEDPDNLLTGQGRAKMAWYTIDPIFYTNQRPSGITDSDISTNETRRVFIDEVFPVTDVAQGQTQVQGTLDVAYYPNQKGPYNTNTNFDAELPQEKWGGIMRSLSSTNFEQSNVEFVQFWVLDPYVDGNTTSSGELVLNLGNISEDVLKDGKKQYENGLPGVNSNDLVAPTSWGEVPATQSLVYAFDADETNRTLQDLGFDGLDDTGEASIYNGPSDDPALDNYIYYLNREGGILERYIDFNNPEGNSPVTVTNTDRGSTTLPDVEDVDRDLTMNTVNSYYEYRIQIRPNTTIDDQYVTDIREGVATGSRVPDGSEVDYRWIQYKIPLSDFTDAVGGITDFRSISFMRMYLTGFSDDVVLRFATLDLVRGDWRTYTNTLQADEDDPSDDGTVTDVNTVNIEENSGRTPIPYVLPPGVIREQLNNNNTIIRQNEQSLSFVVENLEAQDARGVFKNVNIDVRQYERIKMFMHAEKIIDTDYSNDDTPLVGFLRIGTDFSENFYQIELPLQFTPFGSSAADVIWPSVNEIDIALSDLNKVKSLGIANESLGEINYYEVIDGEVVPVDEFAPRTLGRNRIGIRGNPSLGSIRAMMVGVKNIDDVPARGEVWFNELRLAGLDNNGGWAAIMAMDANMADFANISATANRSTSGFGSIDQLPNERLREDAISYDVVTNINVGQLFPKKWGLQIPFNYGISETLITPEFDPVYDDLKLDDRIAAAETAQEAETIREQAEDYTKRTSINLIGVRKERGEEAEENFFDIENFTFNYSYNETNHRDFEIAELRDQNVTTGFVYNHNFKPATVAPFAKKDSLFTGKYWQWLKELNFNVLPTSLSVNANYNRSFNQQRFRDVLEPGVEALDLPLLQQRNYLFNWQYALNYSLSKSLRLQLTGSNNNIVRNYFNTPGDPDSGINQDLNLWDGFFDVGEPNRHSQQMQLNYELPFDKIPFLDFINAQYTYTSNFDWQRGGDALNEVVQEENPGEQINTIQNANTHNLTANMTMQRFYDAIGLKKRDGKIPTNQRAPVRRDKAGNPADGGEDQKPQKKTSKAFNTLIDIVTMVKRVNVNYAENNGKVLPGYTQSIGFIGTARPSLGFVFGSQADVRFEAARRGWLTTFSEFNSQYLENSTKQLAITATAQPTQELTIDLTADRQISNSYQENFQVNDLGNGVFEYENLLGNNFGNFTISTMMIGTAFRKSDEFDSETFEEFKANRITIANRLVSDRGETPGELDEDGFPERYGKTQQEVLLPAFFAAYTGQDVNRVNLDAFRDIPIPNWNIKYTGLMKNKWFKKKFTRFSLTHGYRAAYSINSFQTNLEKENSAIDPETGDLLPDNIINNVVLNDAFNPLVRVDFEMKNSFSFLAEVRTDRTLSLSFDNNLLTEINGKEYTLGLGYRFKDVKFVTNIGGERTRLKGDLNLKADLSLRDNITIIRNLDIDNNQITAGQNLWSFNFTADYALSKNLNALFFYDHSFSKFAVSTAFPQTTINTGFTLRYNFGN; from the coding sequence GTGGCCCAAGATACTGATGAACAAGCTGTAGATTCAGTCAAGACAGGGATCTCACTTGGTAAGATTTTGCTCGAAAACCCTGACAGCATTGTGGCCAAATATACCTACGACCCTGCTTTGGATCGCTATGTATATACCGAGAGCGTCGGCAACTTCAATATCAACTATCCTATTTTTCTGACCCCTGAACAGTATTATGAGCTGGTTCGCAAAGAGGGTATGAAAACGTACTTTCAAGATAAGATAGATGCCTTTACGGGAAAAAAGGAAGGCAGTGAAGAAGCCCGAAAGAACTTGCTTCCCAACTTCTACGTCAACAGCAACTTTTTTGAGTCCGTTTTTGGTGGAAACACCATTGAGGTCATTCCCCAGGGTTCTGTGGCCATGGATCTGGGCATTCTTTGGCAAAAGAATGACAATCCGGCACTATCGCCCAGAAATCGTACAAATCTGTCTTTCGACTTTGACCAACGAATCAGTCTGAGCCTTTTGGGCAAGGTGGGCGAAAGGCTTCAGGTGACGGCCAATTATGATACCGAAGCGACCTTTGATTTTCAGAATCTGGTCAAACTCGATTATACCCCCACAGAAGATGATATTCTCAAAAAGATAGAAATCGGTAATGTGAACATGCCCCTCAACAGTTCATTGATTACCGGCGCGCAAAGTCTTTTTGGGGTAAAAACGCAGTTGCAGTTTGGTAAAACGACTGTAACTGCTGTTTTTTCTGAACAGCAATCACAGAACAATACAGTGGTGGCCCAGGGTGGCGGTACCTTGAATGAATTCTCGCTGACCGCATTGGACTATGATGAGGACAAACACTTTTTCTTGGCACAATATTTCAGGGATCGTTACGATGATGCATTGGCCAACTATCCTTTCATTCAAAGCCAAATTCAGATTACCCGATTGGAAGTCTGGGTGACCAACCGAAACCAGCAGACCTTGAACGTGCGAAACGTGGTCGCTATTCAAGATCTAGGGGAATCAAGATTGGGCGATGATGGCCGTGAGATAACCAGAATTGCAGGTAATGCACCAGCTGGGTTCTTCAATATTGTAGGCACTGAAGTGCTTCCCCAAAATGGTGCAAACGATTATGACCCAACGCTCATAGGTGCTGGAGGCGCTTTGACGGCTGCCATTCGAGACATTGCCACGGTTGAGGCAGGGTTTGATATTACCGGATACAATGCCAACCAAGGCTTTGATTACGCCATACTTGAAAATGCCCGAAAACTGGATGTAGGCCGTGATTACCGATTCGATTCGCAATTGGGATATATCTCATTGAACCAGCGACTGAGCAATGATGAGGTCTTGGGCGTTGCCTTTCAATATACCTTTCAGGGCGAGGTGTTTCAAGTGGGTGAGTTTGCCAATGGGGGTGTCGATGCCACTACGGTCTCTGGTGGGGTGAATCCCATAATCGAGAACAATACCCTTATCTTAAAATTGTTGAAGAGCAATATTACCAACGTCGAAGATCCGATTTGGGATTTGATGATGAAGAACATCTATGCCACGGGAGCGTTTCAACTCAGCCAAGAAGATTTCAATTTCAACATTCTCTATTCAGACCCGACGCCCAGAAACTATATCACTCCGGTAGAACCTTTTCCCATTTCGGCGGGCGCCAATGGCAAGCCCTTGGAAGAGCGTATTTTACTGAACGTGTTCAACCTTGACCGTTTGAACATCTACAATGATGTGCAATCGGGCGGTGACGGTTTTTTTGACTATATACCCGGCATCACAATTGATACACAATCAGGAAATATCATTTTCACCAAAGTGGAGCCTTTTGGGGAATACCTTTTTGATCTTTTGGGAGGAGGGGATTATGGTGCTCCGAATGAACAAAGCTTCAATGCCAACCAACAGAAGTATGTCTTTCGAAATATGTATACCCTGACCAAAGCAGCTTCATTGCAAGATGCTGAAAAGAACCGTTTTCAACTCAAAGGGCGCTATAAGTCAGAGGGTGCCAACGGTATCCCTATAGGGGCTTTCAATGTACCACGGGGTTCGGTACGGGTGACCGCCGGTGGCCGTCAATTGCAAGAGGGCATCGATTACACCGTGAATTATCAGGCAGGTACCGTACAATTGCTCGACCCCAGTCTTGAGGCCTCAAACACCCCTATTAATATTTCTGTTGAGAACAATGCCGTATTTGGGCAGCAGACAAGAAGGTTTACAGGGATCAATGTCGAACATCAATTCAATGAAAATTTTGTATTGGGGGGTACCCTTTTGAATCTGAACGAGCGGCCGTTGACCCAAAAATCAAATTTTGGTATAGAACCCGTGAACAACACCATTTTTGGCCTTAACGGAAATTTCAGTACCGAAGTGCCTTTTTTGACACGATTGGTCAACAAACTGCCGAACATTGATACCGATGTGCCTTCTAACCTGTCGGTAAGGGGCGAAGTGGCCGTTTTGAAACCCAATTCACCAAAGAATGCTGATTTTCAAGGAGAAACGACCACTTATCTCGATGATTTTGAAGGCGCCCAGGCCCTGATTGACATTCGATCGTCTTTAGGGTGGATGTTGGCCAGCCCGCCATTGGAGTTCTTTACAGGAGGCCAATTGCCCGGCAGCTCACCTGAAGACCCCGATAACTTGTTGACCGGACAGGGTCGTGCCAAAATGGCCTGGTACACCATCGATCCGATTTTCTATACCAACCAAAGACCTTCGGGTATTACTGACAGCGATATCTCGACCAACGAGACACGACGCGTATTCATCGATGAGGTATTTCCTGTCACCGATGTCGCCCAAGGGCAGACTCAGGTACAGGGTACATTGGATGTGGCCTACTATCCGAACCAAAAGGGACCGTATAACACCAATACCAATTTTGATGCGGAACTGCCCCAAGAAAAATGGGGCGGTATCATGCGTTCGTTGAGCAGTACCAACTTTGAGCAATCGAATGTTGAGTTTGTGCAGTTTTGGGTATTGGATCCCTATGTTGATGGCAATACCACTTCAAGTGGTGAGCTGGTGCTCAATTTGGGCAATATTTCTGAAGATGTGCTCAAAGATGGCAAAAAGCAATATGAAAATGGCCTACCCGGGGTCAATAGCAACGATTTGGTGGCGCCGACCTCTTGGGGCGAGGTGCCTGCTACCCAGTCATTGGTCTATGCCTTTGATGCCGATGAGACCAACCGTACATTACAGGATCTTGGTTTTGATGGTTTGGATGATACCGGAGAGGCTTCGATATACAATGGTCCTTCAGATGACCCGGCCTTAGATAACTATATCTATTATTTGAACCGCGAAGGGGGCATTTTAGAGCGTTATATCGATTTCAATAATCCAGAGGGTAACTCGCCTGTAACGGTGACCAATACCGATCGGGGCTCGACCACCTTACCAGATGTTGAAGATGTGGATCGTGACCTGACCATGAACACAGTGAACAGTTACTACGAATATCGCATTCAAATAAGGCCCAATACCACGATCGACGACCAATATGTGACCGACATACGTGAGGGTGTAGCCACTGGCTCAAGGGTTCCCGATGGTTCTGAGGTCGACTACCGCTGGATCCAGTATAAGATTCCGCTCAGTGATTTTACCGATGCGGTCGGGGGCATCACCGATTTTCGTTCCATCAGTTTTATGCGAATGTACCTTACCGGTTTTTCAGATGATGTGGTGCTTCGTTTCGCGACCTTGGATTTGGTTCGTGGCGACTGGCGAACCTATACCAATACCTTGCAAGCCGACGAAGATGATCCCTCTGATGATGGTACGGTCACCGACGTCAACACGGTCAATATCGAAGAGAACAGCGGCCGTACCCCGATACCTTACGTGTTGCCACCGGGCGTTATTCGTGAACAGTTGAACAACAACAACACCATCATACGCCAAAATGAACAATCGCTGTCATTTGTCGTCGAGAACCTAGAGGCGCAAGACGCTCGCGGAGTGTTCAAAAACGTGAACATAGATGTTAGGCAATATGAACGCATCAAAATGTTCATGCATGCAGAAAAGATAATTGATACTGATTATTCGAATGATGATACCCCTCTGGTGGGCTTCCTTAGGATCGGAACAGATTTCTCAGAAAATTTCTACCAAATCGAGTTGCCTTTACAATTTACACCTTTTGGGTCTAGTGCAGCCGATGTGATATGGCCCAGTGTGAATGAAATAGACATTGCCCTTTCTGACTTGAACAAGGTCAAGTCGTTGGGTATTGCCAATGAAAGTTTGGGCGAGATCAACTATTATGAAGTGATCGACGGAGAGGTGGTGCCCGTAGATGAATTTGCCCCACGTACTTTGGGGAGAAACCGTATCGGTATCAGGGGTAATCCTTCATTGGGTAGCATTCGTGCCATGATGGTGGGGGTAAAGAACATTGATGATGTGCCGGCAAGGGGTGAAGTATGGTTCAATGAGCTTCGTTTGGCGGGTCTCGACAACAATGGGGGCTGGGCGGCCATTATGGCCATGGATGCCAATATGGCCGATTTCGCCAATATCTCGGCCACGGCGAATCGCAGCACCTCTGGTTTTGGTTCTATCGATCAGTTGCCCAATGAGCGTTTACGTGAAGATGCCATTTCGTACGATGTGGTGACCAATATAAATGTAGGGCAGTTATTCCCTAAAAAATGGGGCTTACAGATACCGTTCAACTACGGTATTTCAGAGACCTTGATCACCCCAGAATTTGACCCTGTCTATGATGACCTGAAATTAGACGACCGTATTGCAGCGGCCGAAACTGCCCAAGAAGCCGAAACCATTAGGGAGCAGGCCGAAGATTATACGAAACGAACGAGCATCAACTTGATCGGGGTGCGAAAAGAGAGGGGCGAAGAGGCTGAGGAAAACTTCTTTGACATTGAAAATTTCACTTTCAATTATTCGTATAACGAAACCAATCACCGTGATTTTGAGATAGCCGAGCTGCGCGACCAGAACGTCACCACGGGCTTTGTCTATAACCACAATTTCAAACCGGCCACCGTGGCGCCATTTGCAAAAAAAGATTCGCTGTTCACCGGTAAATATTGGCAATGGTTGAAAGAATTGAATTTTAACGTACTGCCGACCAGTCTTTCGGTCAATGCGAACTACAACCGATCGTTCAACCAACAACGTTTTAGAGATGTGCTTGAACCTGGGGTAGAGGCACTCGATCTACCACTCTTGCAACAGCGAAATTACCTTTTCAACTGGCAATATGCCTTGAACTATAGTCTTTCTAAATCACTTCGGTTACAGTTGACGGGATCGAACAATAACATTGTCAGAAACTACTTCAACACTCCCGGAGACCCTGATTCGGGCATCAACCAAGATCTGAATCTGTGGGATGGTTTCTTTGATGTCGGCGAGCCCAATCGCCACTCGCAGCAGATGCAACTTAACTATGAGCTGCCGTTTGATAAAATACCATTCTTAGATTTTATCAATGCACAATATACCTATACCAGCAATTTTGACTGGCAACGCGGAGGTGATGCCTTGAATGAGGTGGTGCAGGAAGAAAACCCCGGGGAACAGATCAACACAATACAGAACGCCAACACCCATAACTTAACGGCCAATATGACCATGCAACGATTCTATGATGCCATAGGCCTGAAAAAACGTGATGGCAAGATTCCGACCAACCAGCGCGCCCCGGTTCGTAGAGACAAGGCGGGCAATCCGGCTGATGGGGGAGAAGACCAAAAACCCCAGAAAAAGACGAGCAAGGCCTTTAATACGCTGATCGATATCGTGACCATGGTCAAAAGGGTGAATGTGAACTATGCCGAAAACAATGGTAAGGTACTGCCCGGGTATACCCAATCCATCGGCTTTATCGGTACGGCCAGGCCTTCATTGGGCTTTGTGTTCGGTAGTCAGGCCGATGTGCGTTTTGAGGCGGCCAGAAGGGGTTGGTTGACGACCTTTTCAGAGTTCAATTCACAATATCTGGAAAACTCTACCAAACAATTGGCCATTACCGCGACCGCCCAACCAACACAAGAGCTGACCATTGACCTCACGGCTGATCGCCAGATTTCGAACAGTTACCAAGAGAATTTTCAAGTAAATGATTTGGGCAATGGCGTATTTGAGTATGAAAATCTTTTGGGCAACAACTTTGGCAATTTCACCATTTCGACCATGATGATCGGTACGGCTTTTAGAAAGAGCGATGAATTTGACTCGGAAACGTTTGAAGAATTCAAGGCGAACCGTATCACCATTGCCAACCGTTTGGTTTCAGATAGGGGCGAGACCCCTGGTGAATTGGACGAAGATGGTTTTCCCGAGCGCTATGGCAAGACCCAGCAAGAGGTACTGCTTCCAGCCTTTTTTGCGGCCTACACGGGGCAAGATGTAAACCGTGTGAACTTGGATGCCTTTCGTGATATTCCCATCCCCAATTGGAACATCAAATACACCGGCCTGATGAAAAACAAATGGTTCAAGAAAAAGTTTACCCGTTTTTCATTGACACATGGCTACCGTGCAGCATATAGCATCAACTCGTTCCAGACCAATCTAGAAAAGGAAAACAGTGCAATAGACCCTGAAACAGGCGACCTATTGCCCGACAACATCATCAACAATGTTGTGTTGAACGATGCCTTCAATCCTTTGGTTCGTGTTGATTTTGAAATGAAGAACTCCTTTAGCTTCTTGGCCGAGGTGCGTACCGATAGAACCCTCTCGTTGAGTTTTGACAATAACCTGCTGACCGAAATCAATGGCAAGGAATATACCCTTGGGTTGGGGTACCGTTTTAAAGATGTGAAATTTGTGACCAATATCGGCGGCGAGCGTACCCGCTTGAAGGGTGACCTGAACCTGAAGGCCGATCTATCGCTTCGAGATAATATCACCATCATTCGCAATCTCGATATCGACAACAACCAGATTACCGCGGGCCAAAACCTTTGGTCGTTCAACTTTACGGCCGATTATGCGTTGAGCAAGAACCTGAACGCCTTGTTCTTCTATGACCATTCGTTCTCAAAGTTTGCGGTATCGACGGCTTTTCCCCAGACCACCATCAACACGGGCTTTACGCTGCGGTATAATTTTGGAAACTAG
- the ruvA gene encoding Holliday junction branch migration protein RuvA gives MITHLKGKLVEKNPTYVIIECNGVGYFLNISLHTFSSIKDEENIKLFTHLQIKEDSHTLFGFAERSEREIFRLLLSVSGIGSSIARTMLSSLSPDQIRDAIAGGDVATIQAIKGIGGKTAQRVIVDLKDKILKVYDMDEVSLPSNNTTKEEALSALEVLGFTRRQSGKVVDKVLSQDSSLSVEDIIKQALKNL, from the coding sequence ATGATTACCCATCTAAAAGGAAAACTGGTCGAGAAAAACCCAACCTATGTTATCATTGAATGCAATGGGGTTGGGTATTTTTTGAACATTTCACTCCATACTTTTTCCTCAATAAAAGACGAAGAGAACATAAAACTTTTCACCCATCTTCAAATAAAGGAAGATTCACATACACTTTTTGGTTTCGCCGAGCGCAGTGAGCGTGAGATCTTTCGATTGTTGTTATCGGTCTCGGGCATTGGTTCGAGCATTGCCCGAACGATGTTATCATCACTGAGCCCCGACCAGATAAGGGATGCCATAGCAGGGGGTGATGTGGCTACCATACAGGCTATCAAGGGTATAGGCGGTAAAACCGCCCAACGAGTAATTGTTGACCTTAAAGACAAGATTTTGAAAGTTTATGATATGGATGAAGTTTCCCTTCCTTCAAACAATACAACCAAAGAAGAAGCGTTATCTGCATTAGAGGTTCTTGGTTTCACCCGACGGCAATCTGGAAAGGTCGTTGACAAGGTTTTGAGCCAAGATTCCTCCTTAAGCGTCGAGGACATTATTAAACAGGCGCTGAAAAATTTATAA